ACAGTCGATCACCCGGGGACACATCATGTTTCTTACGCCGAACTTCACGCTCGAAGAGATGACGTTTTCGCTGGCCGCCGCGCACAACGCTATACCCAACGATCCCGGTCCCGAGGCTTTGGCCAATCTGCGCTTGCTGTGCGGGGTGCTCGAAGAGGTGCGAGCCTTGATCGACTCCCCGATCCAGATCACCAGCGGTTTTCGCAATGAAACCGTCAACCAGCTTGTGGGCGGCGTGCGCAACAGTGCGCATTGCCTCGG
The Pseudomonas putida genome window above contains:
- a CDS encoding D-Ala-D-Ala carboxypeptidase family metallohydrolase: MFLTPNFTLEEMTFSLAAAHNAIPNDPGPEALANLRLLCGVLEEVRALIDSPIQITSGFRNETVNQLVGGVRNSAHCLGLAADMCVKTMTPRQLAECIRDSSIVFDQLILEFDTWVHLAISRDNPRRQVMTVRKGTGHLPGLQ